The following proteins are co-located in the Eublepharis macularius isolate TG4126 chromosome 5, MPM_Emac_v1.0, whole genome shotgun sequence genome:
- the LOC129330638 gene encoding uncharacterized protein LOC129330638: protein MMEKSKFRADWLLKKDRNGHLMSVRASRHSETEVFCKLCLCTVDFQNKGLHALLQHSYYAKHKKLASDLLGPKQMVLVAANPGDSSETIQSEYPGSSHSSSAPVIKLYSLKNAATVSELIWVMKSVCCNFSASSCSGIKETFDAMFPGGVPTDFSLSPKKMRYLITDALGPYFQQMISDDVGTSFYSICFDETTSVEDKKELQISVRYWSEGRGEVVSSHLQTFFIGKADAQTLHEKIHTAISRANLPIHKLLMIGSDGPNVNKKVHRLFNENLIEMRSHGLVHIGTCLLHIVHNSYLKALQTFG, encoded by the coding sequence ATGATGGAAAAGAGCAAATTTAGAGCTGATTGGCTTCTTAAAAAAGACCGCAATGGACATTTGATGTCAGTACGGGCGTCAAGACATAGTGAAACTGAAGTGTTTTGCAAACTTTGTTTGTGTACAGTAGATTTTCAGAACAAGGGTCTTCATGCTCTTCTTCAACACTCATACTATGCTAAACATAAAAAATTAGCCTCTGATCTTCTAGGGCCTAAACAGATGGTTTTAGTTGCAGCTAATCCTGGTGATTCGTCTGAAACAATCCAGAGTGAATATCCCGGATCAAGCCATAGTTCTTCAGCACCTGTTATTAAACTCTATAGTTTGAAGAATGCGGCAACAGTATCTGAACTCATTTGGGTTATGAAGTCGGTGTGTTGCAACTTTTCGGCATCTTCTTGCAGTGGCATAAAGGAAACATTTGATGCAATGTTTCCAGGGGGTGTTCCAACTGATTTTTCTTTAAGCCCTAAAAAGATGCGATATTTAATAACTGATGCACTGGGaccatattttcaacagatgatCTCAGATGATGTGGGAACCTCCTTTTATTCAATCTGTTTTGATGAAACAACCAGTGTTGAAGACAAAAAGGAGCTCCAGATATCGGTGAGATATTGGTCAGAGGGTAGAGGTGAAGTAGTTTCAAGCCATTTGCAGACATTCTTCATCGGGAAAGCTGATGCACAAACTCTTCATGAAAAAATTCACACTGCCATCAGTAGGGCAAACCTGCCCATTCACAAGCTGCTGATGATTGGTTCAGATGGACCTAATGTGAATAAGAAAGTTCACAGACTTTTCAATGAAAATTTGATTGAAATGAGGTCACATGGATTAGTTCATATCGGGACATGCCTCCTTCACATTGTTCACAACTCATATCTGAAAGCCTTGCAGACCTTTGGTTAA